The Pseudomonadota bacterium genome includes a window with the following:
- a CDS encoding DUF4412 domain-containing protein has protein sequence MNKGLMICCGIFFFLFAAISSASAVELTADIMTKEGKITRNGKIYVKGNKCRVEKGSTPLYTIVRGDKNLFWQVNNAEKTYIKAALTPDMKPTIEEKIFGETGRKLVGTETVNGYTAKKYEVTATKGKKTETIQQWFSAEYNFPVKVAGSNWIVEYKNIKKGNVPDGLFELAPGLIEDTSEVPDVLH, from the coding sequence ATGAATAAAGGTTTGATGATTTGCTGCGGTATTTTCTTTTTCCTCTTCGCGGCAATTTCGAGTGCTTCGGCTGTCGAGCTTACGGCAGATATAATGACAAAGGAAGGAAAGATAACAAGAAACGGCAAGATATATGTAAAGGGCAACAAGTGCCGTGTGGAAAAAGGAAGTACGCCCCTCTATACAATCGTCAGGGGAGACAAGAATCTCTTCTGGCAGGTCAACAACGCGGAAAAAACGTACATTAAGGCAGCGCTGACACCTGACATGAAGCCGACTATTGAGGAAAAGATATTTGGTGAGACCGGGAGAAAACTGGTCGGCACAGAGACAGTGAACGGCTACACTGCAAAGAAATATGAGGTAACCGCAACAAAGGGCAAAAAAACAGAAACCATTCAGCAGTGGTTTTCAGCAGAATATAATTTCCCCGTCAAAGTTGCTGGTTCAAACTGGATCGTGGAGTATAAAAATATCAAAAAAGGCAATGTTCCTGACGGTCTTTTTGAACTTGCTCCGGGTCTGATAGAGGATACCTCCGAAGTCCCTGATGTGCTCCATTAG